The Nicotiana tabacum cultivar K326 chromosome 14, ASM71507v2, whole genome shotgun sequence genome contains a region encoding:
- the LOC142168865 gene encoding F-box protein CPR1-like gives MGKMDTPCYGEGDFKFMPCLGVLGSVLSVLCDSRKTDTDVWVMNEYGVKESWTKMFTINYPVDRVGNMLVPPFCMSSEGRILFEDGSTS, from the coding sequence atggggaaaatggataCACCCTGCTATGGAGAAGGAGACTTTAAATTTATGCCGTGCTTGGGAGTCTTGGGAAGTGTTCTTTCTGTGTTATGTGATAGTCGGAAGACTGACACAGATGTATGGGTTATGAATGAGTATGGGGTTAAAGAATCTTGGACAAAGATGTTTACCATTAATTATCCTGTTGATCGTGTGGGGAATATGCTCGTTCCACCCTTTTGCATGTCAAGTGAAGGTAGAATTTTGTTTGAGGATGGATCAACTTCATGA